In Xanthomonas theicola, a single genomic region encodes these proteins:
- a CDS encoding IS5 family transposase — protein MQLSFGDAEYNGKRKQTRRERLLAEMDQVVPWKDLLALIAPHYPKSGHPGRQPYPLETMLRIHFLQQWYALSDPGAEEALYDTASMRRFARIGGLDEVPDETTILNFRRLLETHDLARTLFNRVNAHLSRKGQSLRGGTIVDATIIAAPSSTKNKNGERDPEMHQTKKGNQYYFGMKAHIGVDDESGLVHHLECTAANAADITQAHKLLHGKEDTVCGDSGYTGLAKREEMASKRKLRYLIAEKPSKLKQIKSKRELKWAQRWEHAKASLRAKVEHPFRVIKRQFGYVKVRYRGLAKNTAQVLTLFALSNLWLKRKQLLPVVGRVCL, from the coding sequence ATGCAATTGTCTTTCGGCGACGCGGAGTACAACGGCAAGCGCAAGCAGACGCGGCGCGAAAGGTTGCTGGCCGAGATGGATCAGGTGGTGCCGTGGAAAGACCTGCTGGCGCTGATCGCGCCGCACTATCCGAAGTCGGGCCATCCGGGCCGTCAGCCGTACCCGCTGGAGACAATGCTGCGCATCCACTTTCTGCAGCAGTGGTACGCACTGAGCGACCCGGGCGCGGAAGAAGCCTTGTACGACACGGCGTCGATGCGCCGTTTCGCCAGGATCGGCGGGTTGGATGAGGTGCCGGACGAGACCACGATCCTCAACTTCCGCCGGTTGCTGGAGACGCACGATCTGGCGCGCACGCTGTTCAACCGGGTCAACGCGCACCTATCGCGCAAGGGCCAGAGCCTGCGCGGCGGCACCATCGTGGACGCCACGATCATTGCCGCGCCCAGCTCGACCAAGAACAAGAACGGCGAGCGCGACCCGGAAATGCACCAGACCAAGAAGGGCAATCAGTACTACTTCGGGATGAAAGCGCACATCGGCGTGGACGATGAGTCCGGGCTGGTGCACCACTTGGAATGCACGGCGGCCAACGCCGCAGATATCACCCAGGCGCACAAGCTGCTGCACGGCAAGGAAGACACGGTATGCGGCGACAGCGGCTACACCGGGCTGGCCAAGCGCGAGGAGATGGCGAGCAAGCGCAAGCTGCGCTATCTGATCGCGGAGAAGCCCTCGAAGCTGAAGCAGATCAAGAGCAAGCGCGAATTGAAGTGGGCACAGCGCTGGGAGCACGCCAAGGCCAGCCTGAGGGCGAAGGTGGAGCATCCGTTCCGGGTGATCAAGCGCCAGTTTGGCTACGTCAAGGTGCGCTATCGCGGCCTGGCGAAGAACACGGCGCAAGTGCTGACGCTGTTTGCGCTGTCGAACCTGTGGCTGAAGCGAAAGCAGTTGCTGCCTGTCGTGGGGAGGGTGTGCCTGTAA